The following nucleotide sequence is from Nothobranchius furzeri strain GRZ-AD chromosome 6, NfurGRZ-RIMD1, whole genome shotgun sequence.
aattctatgtTTAAATTGTACACCCTGTTCAATATTTGTCCAATAAGATATGTCAACAAAATGGACTTTTTCTCACAATGGACCCTTCAGTATCGAATGTtacattttttttactctttTTCATTCAGTTAAGTATTTTTTACAGTGAAGGAAAACCACACTGAGTTAGCTCTGAAATATTAATACATACaattatataattatatatagttATATAATTAGCTAACCGTATATATATATTAATGAACATAAAATATTGATCCTTGCTAAAGCTATTCATAACTGTAAACCATGATGTTTGGCCATAAAACAGACATACACAATGAGACAAAATACAAAAACTGCATTCCTACACTTTAAAGTTaataaaaatgactctaaaatagTATAATTATAAGAACTGTACAAAACACATAAAGAAAAATGCAACTGCAAACATTATAAGCAACCACACTTGAGTATTTAGAGTAAATTTAAAATATCATGTTGAGGTTTGAGGTTCTTGCTGCCGTTCAGATCTTCTGAACTGCATTTTTCGatttttccacacacacacactgcttcacCTCCCACACCTGCTCTATTTGGTCAGGTATTTGGCCACAGTTTTGTAGGCAATGAGGATCTCTTCATTCTTTGGGCAGGTGTGACGAAACTCGTCGCGTTTGTAGGCATTCTCCAGGTATTGTGTCAGACCTTTCAGCTGTGTAGGGATATCAAAGTTGCGATACTCCTTACACACCACCTGAGAGGAAAGGGGTTTTATTACACTGGGAGAATAAATGCAATTTCTTCAATATATACACCTTTTCTGTACTTCATGCCTTTAAAGTCAAGAGACTTCTGAACTCTGTTCACCTTCACAATGTTGAGTTTGGGCAACAGGTTGCAGTCTGCCAGAGTGAGGGAATCTCCATCCAGGTAGAGGCGTGAAGACTTAGTGATGTTTGGGTCCTTCTGCTGCTCATAAGGTAGCGGCGTCTCAAGGTACATGTTGAGCTTTATCAGAGTGGTCAGAAATTTCTTCTCGAGCACTAGAGACACCAGACATGTGTAAATAATACCACACAGCCTTTGGGATCAACgtttatacagcagaagtttcatCAATCTTTGGACGTTGCCTCACTGTCATTCAACCCGGGATTCGGGTTCTTAATATACGCTGAAAATTTTCTGAAGATGTCTTCTCCTGCTTCATTGGATTTCTTGTATTTGCAGCACAATTTGGGGAATCTGTGTTTGGTAAACAAGCACATGGAAAATGTGACTGAACGCTCGGAGTCATGAATGAACACGTAGATGCACCTTACTTACTTTGGTGGGGCTAGGGTCTCCTCCAGGAACTCCTCGATCTTGTTGGTGTCTGTTTTGACTTCATCATTGTAGAGGAGGAAAGGAGGTTGAGATCCAGGAGCCAATTCTTTCAGCACCTCAGGTGCCCTTcagataaaaaaaacaatgaaaatgtATCAATAGagtaaaaaagtttaaaaaaatatatattgatTCATTTTTTACTTTAAAACTATATCACTGTGGACAAAACAATAAACATATTTGCTCTGAAGGCTGAATCAAAAAGTCACAGGACAGCATCCTCTGGTGGCACAAAACTGTTTCAGTGGATGTTTTTGTATAAACATTGGTGCCATAAGTGGATCTACTCCAGGTTTATGATAAAGACATTTTCTATAAGAGACAAaaggggaaaaaataaataaaaacaccaaaaggTGGAATTCCTGAGCCTCTAGAACAAGAGGGCTTACAAAGCTATCTCAAATAACATTCTTCAAAAGATGAAAAAAACTGATAAACTGAACTAAAATAGCACAAACAATGCCTGAAGAGATCTCATTTGAAGCATACTGCATCACTGATAAAACAGGTGGAGGTAGTGTGGGAACAAATTAGCTCTAGTGCCAAGACTAGAGCTAATTCTTTGGTATGTTTGGATAATACCTCAACAGTATCAAGATGGTGCTAGAAAACGTGTTCCAACAACCAGCCAGAACATGAGGCAAAACCACGTTTCTGGGAGTAAATCAGCATCTCCCGTCTCCATTTGATTATTTGttgaaaacaaacatctggtgacaaACGGCTGAAAACAGCTGCTAAGGACATTTCAAATCTCAAAGGAATTAACACTTTTTCATTTTCAGgcaaatattttattatttatttatttttttataagtatttattatttaattatttatttcttcATGAAGTCTATTAAAAGAAATTTGTTTGTGTGTGCTGACTTTAAAAATCTCAATCTAAGTCTAAATCTAACCCACATAAGGATAACATCAGCCTTTGAGGACAGATTTAAAAGAGGCCTCCTCACTCAGGTTCGTTCTTATTATGAATATAAATTTACAGTTTTTGGTTGATTTTCTGATTCTTTACTTATTCCGTGAAGAGAAAGGTTAGCAAATTTACAGAAATGAGAATGTGACGATGCCATACATCAGATCACATCTGCATAAACCAGATTAAAAAGAGTGGATTATAGAGATTAAACACCTGCATGCAGATTTAACTAATCAGTGGTAAAATGTGCTTGTATTTGGCACAAATCTGCTGTAATTTTGCACATTTGCTAAGATAATTGTTTTATGTAAAATAGTGAAAAAATATCTAAAACCAGTTTTGCACACAGTTTAGAAATTTTAGGGTTAGATGAAAATATGCTTCTGCATTGGTCTATTGTTGAGTCATCTTAACTGGACCATTAGAAATCCCCCCTGATTCTTTAAAGgcacacaattcaattcaagtttatttatatagcgccaaatcaggacaagtcgtctcaaggcacttcacacagtaaacattccaatcgaGGTCAGTTCATGAAGCCGATCAGacaaacgtttcctatataaggaacccagcaaattgcatcaagtcactgagtagtgtcagtgactttacagcaatcctcatactaagcaagcatttagcgacagtggagagtaaaactcccttttaacaggaagaaacctccagaggatggctcagtataagcagccatatgCCACGACTCAGAGGATCGAGAAGacggagcagacacacacacacacacaaaccaacccccctccccccacccacccacacacacacactcacacaccaacacccacccacacacacttacacaacaTGTAGACCAAGTAGtaattctatggttacattgtgatttcttagtaaatattccatttagtaagagatcaactttattgcatttatcctagtgaatctataattaattcaacaggtaaactagtagtagcacattcagtgtTTAAACTAggctgttttggcttgcttttagcacctcctagtgtccgtgcagtagaaccaaaagccaaaggtatctccttgctgtgcgttcgtctttttagcaccttaatctaaactgctgaaatgtctcccctgcattcatcagtgtctacaggagtgattcatcactaaattaaacaaatccgctaaaacatgcaggaaacgtgttagaaccagactgcagtgccaggtataagCTCTTTTTGTTTCCTACATAGGGACGATAGAGGCTGGATGGCCTTTTATTATCCCTGTAaaccaggggtattcaattctggtccAGGAGGGCCGATATCAagtacattttagtggtttctctgctccaacacacttgattcagtagtcgaatcacctgtgcagcagcttatcaggctctgcagaagcctgttacttgcctgctgactgaaatcaggtgtgttggagcagggttaaaactaaaaggagcagagttaaaactaaaacgtgctggatacaggCCCACCAGGCCCAGGATTGAATGCCCCTGCTGTGAAGGGTTATTTTATCACATGCTGgcacaagaaaattattttaaaatatgaaaaggttgcaaagtatggctttaaaatCACATCTCTTTGACTGCTGTCTAGTACAGGTAAGACACTGACTACACATAAGTGCTCTACACAACCCCACCTTAAAAATAAAGCAAGATGCATTCTTATGAAAGTTCATCTGAGGAAAGAGGAAACTCATAATAGAAAATCTGTTGGAGATAATCACAAAAGAAGAAAGGGCTTGTAAAGTTCCTGGAAAGGAACTCATTTATCTCCCAGACATCGATTCTAGGCTGTAAAGAGAAACTTCATTCTGTTTTTCATGCTCATCACCAGAAATCTCTCACACATAACATCTAGCAAGCGATGACACCCCAAGACAAGATCAAGGATGAGCTCCTGAGAAGTTGGGCTCTCACCTCCGCATGTCGACAGTCGTGAGGGTAAAGCTGGCCCCTTTCAGCCAAAGAATCATGAAGAGCCTCTGACAGAAGGGACAGTTCCCAACGCTTTCAGCATCGTCACTGGCCTGAAAATTTAAGAACAAACTAATTATGAGCAGAAATAAACACTTAAAGCACTGAGGTATGTTGTACAGCACATAGCAACGCTGGTTCAGGTCTGTTAAGAGTCTGAACAAATAGGATGTCCACACAGGTTTTCCTACCAAGCCTTCCCCACTCTGCTTgtttaaagcagctttaaatgctTATTTCATTTGGACAGTTCAAGCTGCACTGAATCATCGTTAGATAAATTTAATTGCAATGGTTACCTTCGTCTGAATCCAAAAAATTGGAGAAAAACAACAAGTGGCAactaaacccaaagaagaaacatTGGTTCATTTTGACATTTGCCTTACAAAAGCTCTAAATCTTGTGAATAAAAAGTACTGATTTAGATCAATTTTAGTAAAAAGATTGCAGCATTTCTGACCACCATTAGGGTTTGCTGCTATAATTCAAAATAAATCTAACAATTACTTGTACACAGGTACAcaagtgctttttattttacagttcagTTAGAAAATCATCATTTTCAGTCTTACCTTAACAAAGAGCTCAATTTTTGGAGTCTCGGCCATCTTTCTTTCCTTCTGTCTGATCGCGCCTGTCTTTGCAGCGTTCACCCAGTGTTTGTGTCTGTTTAAAATTGAAAACACTTTGATAATAAAGCTGTAATAACCCCTTCACAAGTCTTACATACTTTTCACCACACTGGCAAAACTGGTCATGAGGTGTGGTGTTAAAGGCTGTACTCACACTGATGGGGATCGTCTGTCCAGACAACAAGAATACCACCTTATGACTGAGTCATTTTACTCCTCGTCTCTACTTGTTTGTCTGTTTTGTTTGTGTCTCACCACACCTCAGAGGTCTGAAGTAGCAGCCGACACCTCCCTCCAGTTTTACTGGTCAGACCTGCAAATCTGGATCTAGGACTGCAGCCTTCCAGCACAATCTATGCAAGACATCTGCCTTTTTCATTGAGAGAACTTTGATCTGTCCCAGGCCGGCTCTGGTTTGCTCTTTCACAGTTCTTCTCAATCAAAATAAGATCAAAATAAGCTAGAAGCATTAGTGAGTAGGCTACAGATATTGGATGTTTCAGTTTGCATCAATCTCCACCTTGACATTGATCATGTTGTGTAAATGAAATGTAATCTGGTTACATTTGCTGGTTGTTTGACAGAAAACTGCTGAAAACAGGCCAAGGAACACAGCAGGAAGCCCAAGGAACGGATCCCTGACAATTCTGGTTCAATGATGCGCTGGAAAACAGTTTAGCTTAAAACACTTTTTTATGCCTCTTAATGACATTCTAAAATAGTAAAGTTATAAATATATTGAGAcgattttaacacattggtctaaAAATGTCCACCAATACAACACATTTTCACTCCCAgcatgtcaaaaacaaacgcttggtcagccaccctccgcgtcagacccctgatgccaaaagtgccctttttcgtcacttatgtgcgaataggggtttttcccttttctgactgcagatcccaatgcagcgtaaaactgacacgatgggatgtccgctgatgcggcaccgaaccagctcattgcacctcaccctaaccttatcctcttgttatttaaccttcccctcacccctatcctaaccttatccatcttgctagcgaacatgttagtgatgtgttggtcgctctaaaagccggctctatgaagtgaacggcgggagccgcctcgtcattggtcgggtttggaccgaggcaacacGAGGGGGagatttcaactaccaaggtggaggttaaaagtaaagggtatttgtaacctcccccttgccagatggtatgttctaacgttccccttgggttgcaaatacgaaaattcacagtcagaatgcatgggaaacaaatgcttgattacagtgagagtaacgctttaggtagcaagagggttaaggttaggaagagggtgagggaaaggttataaatagtaaaatgttaaggtttaggtgcggtcaaatgagctggttcgctgccgcatcagcggacatcccatcgcgtcagttttacgctgcattgggatctgcagtcagaaaagggaaaaaccccttttcgcaaatAAGTgacaaaaagggcacttttggcgtcaggggtctgatgcgcagggtggctgaccaagcgtttgtatttgacgcgctgggagtgagaatgtgttgaccaATAACACAGTTCAAACCAAAAGCAACTACTGGACcatcaaaagatgtttggacctagaaaacagcgactggtgtttagcgctctcttgtttcctctggtattgtgggttttcggttccaccagaagcatctcagggcagacacccgaggggaggggtgactgTTCTGTGACCCCGTTAGTGTtcaaaaacctagcttgtttgcagatttgctattgcagctttaaatctGACTGGTTTTATCATCTTGCCTCTAACTGGTTAACAGCAATACAACTCCTCCACTGCAGCCTTGGTGTTATATTTTGACAGCTAGTTTGCGCCTAAATGTGTTCTGCTATGTCGTGAAGATGCTAAAGCTAATGGATAGGTTAAACTAGCTGAGATGCTCACTGTCCTCTCTTGGCTGTTAAACCAACACATCCTTCCGCAGTCGCCAGTCAAGATGAGCAAGTCCATGAACGCAAATACTTCCCTGTTAcatagaaaagaaagaaagaaaacaatcttttatatagctcctctcaagataaaaattgcgactggctttttctgacccaagcgTTTCCCCACTTATTTTCCTTTGGCAGCTAATACAAGAAATAGAGGCTGAAGACTTCCGCATTCATGTGAAATTCAGAGTGACCACTCGTATTTCAGAAAGAACAAGTatttgtttctcagtgaacctttaAATTCATAGGGTTTTCAAGGTTCTGCCACCTGTATCAGTAATGTCCAACTCTGGACCTCCAGGGTCACAGTTCagtatgttttagatgtttctctgctcaaTCACACCAGATTTAGGTCGGTGGATGATTAAGAGGGTTCTGCAGAACTTGAGGACATGGTGAAGAGGTTTCTCCGACACATACAAATATAAGATATTATTTGTGCATAACTTTCAAAACTCATCTAAAAATGGTTTTTTACAAAAGTCCTGGTTTAAGAATGTGGCTTTGGTATTGCTGGGATGTTTAGTCAGAATTTAGCAAAACAAGCATTACAGAATTTGCCCCAAAAATAACAAAACTCATCCATTTCTCTTTGTCTTGTCAGCTTTGCTTTGGCTCATGTCCCAGTTCTCTGTCTTCGTCTGAGCTTGATTTGGTCATGTAGAGATTGTGTTACCCCCTCATTCTTTTAGAAAGGATACTGATCGCCATTTATAACTAGCTAGAAAGTATGAAGTTGTGTTGCAGGTATTTGTAGAACGGGGTGCAGAAGGAGGAAAAAGCCTGTAAAAGATGCGTCATGCAGAAAAAATGACTTCAAAGTGAAAAGAGCAAGAAGCAGATCCAAAACCAGAAAGTTGACAGATTCAGGACGATGTCATCAGGCTAAAAAATCTCCACAAGGGTGTGACTGTGTCTACATCACTCATCTCTGACTTGGTGCTCTGGAATCCACAAGTCACAGCCACAGACTCTGCAGCTAGATGAAAGttaaacttttttatttttattagtaaGATTTTATACAAAGGTGTTCCCCTTCGAATGAACTAAAGTACCTTTgcatcctgcagaacaaagcagaACTTCCTGTTTTCATTCTCAGAGAACAAACCAGACTTTCTATAGcaggaaaaaataaactcaagtcTATTTGAAAGCTACAGAAAGATTCTGTATTCAGTACTTGTTAGCAGCTTTTGAAGGAGTATGGTTTTCTACTTTTTTTACATGAAAGACcaacaatgatttttgaaaaacaacaggctaaaaaataaaaattattattaaaaaatgtttgttttatgaaATTTCTAAAAATGTCCATTTGGACACTACATGAAAGACTTTTTTCATTGAAATCTGATTTTATAAAgagtaaaaacatataaggtgtGAAAGAGCATGAGTTAGAAACAAGGTATTTGAAAGTAAGCTTTGTAGCTAAATGCTCTACATTTCCATGTTGGTTATGCGTGCTGGAGATCTTTTTTCAGCATGTTTCCTCTTCTGTTGTAATGTgtaatttttcagcattaatcttGTTGATCTG
It contains:
- the clic3 gene encoding chloride intracellular channel protein 3; amino-acid sequence: MAETPKIELFVKASDDAESVGNCPFCQRLFMILWLKGASFTLTTVDMRRAPEVLKELAPGSQPPFLLYNDEVKTDTNKIEEFLEETLAPPKFPKLCCKYKKSNEAGEDIFRKFSAYIKNPNPGLNDMLEKKFLTTLIKLNMYLETPLPYEQQKDPNITKSSRLYLDGDSLTLADCNLLPKLNIVKVVCKEYRNFDIPTQLKGLTQYLENAYKRDEFRHTCPKNEEILIAYKTVAKYLTK